A stretch of Gemmatimonadota bacterium DNA encodes these proteins:
- a CDS encoding PTS sugar transporter subunit IIA, which produces MAILSSLFTPSEVKLDLAASSKEEVLAELVGLLGCSSYCQATLLRTLRRRENLGSTGIGGGVAIPHCRTEAVGDLRVAYGRKAGGLEFNAIDGAPVRHFFLIAAPPVKASDNYLNVLAQIAHFVKRPETSSRLGELADAHEFLELIEAS; this is translated from the coding sequence ATGGCAATCCTAAGCAGCCTCTTCACCCCCTCCGAGGTGAAGCTCGACCTCGCGGCCTCTTCCAAGGAGGAGGTCCTCGCGGAACTCGTCGGCCTTCTGGGCTGCTCCTCGTACTGCCAGGCCACCCTGCTCCGAACCCTGCGCCGCCGGGAGAACCTCGGTTCCACCGGTATCGGCGGCGGTGTGGCGATCCCGCACTGCAGAACCGAAGCGGTGGGCGATCTCAGAGTCGCCTACGGACGCAAAGCGGGCGGGTTGGAGTTCAACGCCATCGACGGCGCTCCGGTCAGACATTTCTTCCTGATCGCCGCTCCTCCGGTCAAGGCCTCCGACAACTACCTGAACGTGTTGGCGCAGATCGCCCACTTCGTCAAGCGTCCCGAAACCTCTTCCCGGTTGGGAGAGCTGGCCGACGCACACGAGTTTCTGGAGCTGATCGAAGCGTCCTAG